One part of the Malus sylvestris chromosome 2, drMalSylv7.2, whole genome shotgun sequence genome encodes these proteins:
- the LOC126606449 gene encoding nuclear transcription factor Y subunit A-5-like: MPLYTNSMSWNPSEQQVPQPLSKDVSFKVKFPPQVHHGSKHLGLQLQTDQGSSSITQSIGHSQDQCNSSDSGEVQTCGKDAEGNMKPVFLQSNQDFMLNPSQVSHGNLMGCVPYPYVDPYFSGFLTAYGPQAMSHMLGMAPTRVPLPPDLAQDGPIYVNAKQYHGILRRRQSRAKLEARNKLLKARKPYLHESRHLHAVNRVRGTGGRFLSTKRQSDQNPSSNTHHVSDSISSHQKDTGGTESNHSGSSDFLPSVAFHPDMTSVSNTNDNFQQPDRRFSGIPPHMSGAMQFPGGFMRAGNQHCASVVR, translated from the exons ATGCCCCTTTATACAAATTCCATGTCGTGGAATCCAAGTGAACAACAAGTTCCACAACCTTTATCCAAAGATGTAAGCTTCAAAGTGAAATTTCCGCCACAGGTTCATCATGGCTCAAAGCATTTAGGACTCCAACTACAAACAGACCAGGGATCATCATCCATAACCCAATCAATCGGTCACTCTCAAGATCAATGCAACTCATCAGATTCTG GCGAAGTTCAAACATGTGGTAAGGATGCTGAAGGCAACATGAAGCCAGTTTTCTTGCAGAGTAATCAAGATTTCATGCTGAATCCTTCTCAAGTTAGTCACGGAAATTTAATG GGTTGTGTACCGTATCCTTATGTCGACCCTTACTTCAGCGGTTTCTTGACTGCATATGGACCACAGGCGATG TCCCATATGCTTGGGATGGCACCTACACGAGTTCCATTGCCTCCCGATCTGGCACAAGACGGACCCATCTACGTCAATGCAAAACAATACCACGGAATCCTCAGAAGGAGACAGTCCCGTGCAAAGTTGGAGGCTCGTAACAAACTTCTCAAAGCTCGAAAG CCATATCTCCATGAGTCTCGCCATCTTCATGCCGTGAATAGGGTAAGGGGCACTGGTGGACGTTTTCTCAGCACAAAACGGCAGTCAGACCAGAACCCCTCCAGTAACACCCACCATGTTTCGGACTCCATCAGCTCACATCAGAAAGATACAGGGGGCACAGAAAGTAATCACTCGGGAAGCAGTGATTTCCTCCCTAGTGTTGCATTCCACCCAGACATGACTAGCGTTTCCAACACCAATGACAACTTTCAGCAACCAGATCGCAGATTCTCAGGCATCCCTCCCCACATGAGTGGAGCAATGCAGTTCCCTGGCGGGTTTATGCGTGCTGGAAACCAGCACTGTGCTTCTGTTGTCCGGTGA